Proteins encoded in a region of the Hemiscyllium ocellatum isolate sHemOce1 chromosome 10, sHemOce1.pat.X.cur, whole genome shotgun sequence genome:
- the tram2 gene encoding translocating chain-associated membrane protein 2, whose translation MAPFRKRSKSCPFLSQEFLIQNHADIVSCLVVLVLIGLMFEVTAKTAFMFISPQNNVSTVTADGEVVYYLYGTSDFVTILFYICITIILHAVVQEYALDKLNKRLHLSKIKHSKLNESGQLIVLHLISGIWGFYIVVTEGYVTNPSSLWEKYPHIELSFQVKFFFLCQLSYWIHSLPELYFQRVRKEEIPRQLQYIGLYLLHIAGAYLLNLTRLGVLLLVLQSVTELVFHTARLFYFIHENNQKFFNAWAVVFVLTRLMTLTLTVLVVGFGLSRVEHQTFDMDKGIFNSLPIRLCILVTVCSTQAWMMWRFINFQLRRWREVQAEQASRRKIVGTMATRGRVLRREPGHHDNGLIKSENGTSPRTRKSKSP comes from the exons ATGGCTCCTTTCCGAAAGCGGAGTAAAAGTTGTCCTTTTCTGAGCCAGGAATTCCTGATCCAGAACCACGCCGACATCGTCTCCTGCCTCGTCGTCCTGGTGCTGATTGGGCTCATGTTCGAG GTTACGGCAAAGACTGCGTTCATGTTTATTTCCCCGCAGAACAATGTCAGTACGGTGACTGCAG aTGGAGAAGTTGTTTATTATCTCTATGGGACCAGTGACTTTGTCACCATCTTGTTCTACATTTGCATCACCATTATCCTACATGCAGTCGTCCAGGAATACGCACTCGAT AAACTAAACAAACGGCTACACCTGTCGAAGATCAAACACAGCAAGTTGAATGAGTCGGGTCAGTTGATAGTCCTTCATCTCATTTCTGGAATCTGGGGCTTTTACATCGTTGTGACA GAAGGTTATGTGACTAACCCAAGCAGCCTCTGGGAGAAGTATCCTCACATCGAGCTCTC CTTCCAGGTGAAATTTTTTTTCCTGTGCCAGCTCTCCTACTGGATACACTCGCTACCAGAGTTATACTTCCAAAGAGTGCGGAAA GAGGAGATTCCCCGACAGCTGCAGTACATCGGTCTCTACCTCCTGCACATTGCAGGCGCTTACCTACTCAA tttgacccgGTTGGGAGTTCTGCTGTTGGTGTTACAGAGCGTGACAGAGCTGGTGTTTCACACAGCCCGTTTATTCTACTTCATCCATGAGAACAACCAAAAGTT TTTTAATGCCTGGGCAGTAGTCTTTGTCCTGACCCGTCTAATGAccttaacactcactgtgttggTGGTGGGATTTGGACTCTCCCGTGTGGAACATCAGACCTTCGATATGGACAAAGGAATCTTCAACAGCCTTCCTATTCG GCTGTGTATCCTGGTAACTGTGTGTAGCACCCAGGCCTGGATGATGTGGCGATTTATTAACTTCCAACTGCGACGATGGAGAGAGGTTCAAGCAGAGCAGGCATCTCGTAGGAAGATTGTAGGCACCATGGCAACACGAGGCCGGGTCCTCCGCAGGGAACCAG GTCACCATGACAATGGTTTGATCAAATCAGAGAATGGCACATCACCTCGGACTCGAAAATCCAAATCACCCTAA